A region from the Neomonachus schauinslandi chromosome 2, ASM220157v2, whole genome shotgun sequence genome encodes:
- the RHOBTB2 gene encoding rho-related BTB domain-containing protein 2: protein MDSDMDYERPNVETIKCVVVGDNAVGKTRLICARACNATLTQYQLLATHVPTVWAIDQYRVCQEVLERSRDVVDDVSVSLRLWDTFGDHHKDRRFAYGRSDVVVLCFSIANPNSLHHVKTMWYPEIKHFCPRAPVILVGCQLDLRYADLEAVNRARRPLARPIKPNEILPPEKGREVAKELGIPYYETSVVAQFGIKDVFDNAIRAALISRRHLQFWKSHLRNVQRPLLQAPFLPPKPPPPIIVVPDPPSSSEECPAHLLEDPLCADVILVLQERVRIFAHKIYLSTSSSKFYDLFLMDLSEGELGGPRPEDHRGHPDHHHHHHHHHHHGRDFLLRAASFDVCESVEEGGGSGPAGLRASTSDGILRGNGTGYLPGRGRVLSSWSRAFVSIQEEMAEDPLTYKSRLMVVVKMDNSIQPGPFRAVLKYLYTGELDENERDLMHIAHIAELLEVFDLRMMVANILNNEAFMNQEITKAFHVRRTNRVKECLAKGTFSDVTFILDDGTISAHKPLLISSCDWMAAMFGGPFVESSTREVVFPCTSKSCMRAVLEYLYTGMFTSSPDLDDMKLIILANRLCLPHLVALTERYTVSGLMEATQMMVDIDGDVLVFLELAQFHCAYQLADWCLHHICTNYNNVCRKFPRDMKAMSPENQEYFEKHRWPPVWYLKEEDHYQRARKEREKEDYLHLKRQPKRRWLFWNSPSSPSSSAASSSSPSSSSAVV, encoded by the exons ATGGATTCTGACATGGATTATGAAAGGCCAAACGTAGAGACCATCAAGTGCGTTGTGGTGGGAGACAACGCGGTGGGCAAGACCAGGCTCATCTGTGCCCGGGCCTGCAATGCCACCCTCACCCAGTACCAGCTGCTCGCCACCCATGTGCCCACGGTTTGGGCCATCGACCAGTATCGGGTGTGCCAGGAG GTGCTGGAACGCTCCAGAGATGTGGTAGATGATGTCAGCGTCTCCCTCCGCCTCTGGGACACCTTTGGAGACCACCACAAAGATCGTCGCTTTGCTTATGGGAG atcCGATGTGGTGGTTCTGTGCTTCTCCATTGCCAACCCTAATTCCCTCCACCACGTCAAGACCATGTGGTACCCAGAAATCAAGCACTTCTGCCCCCGAGCACCTGTCATCTTGGTGGGCTGCCAGCTGGACCTGCGCTATGCTGACCTGGAGGCTGTCAATAGGGCCAGGCGACCCTTGGCTAG GCCCATCAAGCCCAATGAGATCCTTCCCCCAGAGAAGGGCCGGGAGGTGGCCAAGGAGCTGGGCATCCCCTACTACGAGACCAGCGTGGTGGCCCAGTTTGGCATCAAGGACGTCTTTGACAACGCCATCCGCGCAGCGCTCATCTCCCGCCGCCACCTGCAGTTCTGGAAATCCCACCTCCGCAATGTGCAGCGGCCTCTGCTGCAGGCGCCCTTCTTGCCTCCCAAGCCGCCTCCCCCCATCATCGTGGTGCCCGACCCCCCCTCCAGCAGCGAGGAGTGCCCCGCCCACCTCCTGGAGGACCCGCTCTGTGCGGATGTCATACTGGTGCTGCAGGAGCGGGTGCGCATCTTTGCCCACAAGATCTacctctccacctcctcctccaagtTCTACGACCTGTTCCTCATGGACCTGAGTGAGGGGGAGCTGGGGGGCCCCCGCCCAGAGGACCACCGGGGTCACCctgatcaccaccaccaccatcaccaccaccaccaccatggccGGGACTTCCTGCTGCGGGCGGCCAGTTTTGATGTGTGCGAGAGCGTGGAGGAGGGCGGGGGCTCTGGCCCTGCTGGGCTCCGTGCCTCCACCAGCGACGGGATCTTACGGGGCAATGGAACAGGGTATTTGCCCGGGAGGGGTCGAGTCCTGTCTTCCTGGAGCCGAGCTTTCGTGAGCATTCAGGAAGAAATGGCAGAAGATCCTCTGACGTACAAATCCCGGCTGATGGTGGTGGTAAAAATGGACAACTCCATCCAGCCAGGGCCCTTCCGGGCTGTTCTCAAGTACCTGTACACCGGGGAGCTGGACGAGAACGAGCGCGACCTCATGCACATCGCCCACATTGCCGAGCTGCTTGAGGTCTTTGATCTGCGCATGATGGTGGCCAACATTCTCAACAATGAGGCGTTCATGAACCAAGAGATCACTAAGGCCTTCCATGTCCGCCGGACTAACCGGGTTAAGGAGTGCTTGGCAAAAGGCACCTTCTCAG ATGTGACCTTCATCCTGGATGATGGCACCATCAGCGCCCATAAGCCCCTGTTGATTTCCAGCTGTGACTGGATGGCCGCCATGTTTGGGGGGCCATTTGTGGAGAGTTCCACCAGGGAG GTGGTGTTCCCCTGCACTAGCAAGAGCTGCATGAGGGCGGTGCTGGAATACCTCTACACGGGCATGTTCACCTCCAGTCCCGACCTGGACGACATGAAGCTCATCATCCTGGCCAAccgcctctgcctgccgcacTTGGTTGCCCTCACAG AGCGGTACACGGTGAGCGGGCTGATGGAAGCGACTCAGATGATGGTGGACATTGATGGGGACGTCCTCGTGTTCCTAGAACTGGCTCAG TTCCACTGTGCGTACCAGTTGGCCGACTGGTGTCTTCACCACATCTGCACCAACTACAACAACGTGTGCCGCAAGTTCCCCCGAGACATGAAGGCCATGTCCCCAG AAAACCAGGAGTACTTTGAGAAGCACCGGTGGCCGCCCGTCTGGTACCTGAAGGAAGAAGATCACTACCAGCGGGCACGGAAGGAGCGCGAGAAGGAGGACTATCTCCACCTGAAACGGCAGCCCAAGCGGCGGTGGCTGTTCTGGAACAGTCCCTCCTCACCGTCCTCTTCTGCGGCCTCCTCGTCATCCCCATCTTCCTCCTCGGCTGTGGTCTGA